From Clostridiales bacterium, the proteins below share one genomic window:
- a CDS encoding zinc-ribbon domain-containing protein: MSESKYISEIPNLMNEWDWEKNAQINLMPNCLLSGSNKIAWWKCALGHEWQASIKERTKNKTGCPYCSNRKVQVGFNDLTTTNPDLAKEWHPYKNDNISPNEVTKGSSKKVWWLCASGHEWEASIVSRASGRGCPFCVNNKVLVGFNDLATTHPNLIDEWNYEKNGSLLPNAVLAGSHRKVWWKCQKGHEWETSIRHRTIREHGCPFCSGRCAINGETDLATLNPELAAEWHPTKNGDLTPNQVTVRSGKKVWWLCSYGHEWQATPHDRDTDNTKCPICSARRQTSFPEQAILYYVKKLFPCAINRYKDIFQNSMELDIFVPDIKLGIEYDGLNWHRTEKEHIKEKKKYEICKNHDIYLIRVKENHKNIWDDVADHIIYVEKRRNYTKLNQLISTLLDYILHIRGCTDALASLFRDMTIDVERDQEEIHSYLTDIDGSLEELRPDLVEEWDWEKNGRLLPSMFSLHSNDRVWWKCKQCGRSWRALINTRTRPNGSGCAICGNAKKGKTFHKGYISTNGSLLQNNPELAEDWHPIRNGSLTPNNITAASPIKVWWLCKKCGHEWQSSPNNRSKGVGCPCCSGRVPKIGINDLAATNPTLASEWHPTKNAPLTPNMVLPKSGKKVWWLCPKCGHEWQSAPHSRSAGHGCPCCSGRVAKVGVNDLSTVNPILAGEWHPTKNATLTPNMILPNCSKKVWWLCPKCGHEWQATVSSRFNGRGCPNCHRIKISHANRNQ, encoded by the coding sequence ATGAGTGAATCGAAGTACATCTCAGAAATACCAAATCTAATGAATGAATGGGATTGGGAAAAGAATGCTCAAATTAATTTAATGCCAAACTGTTTATTATCGGGAAGCAATAAAATTGCTTGGTGGAAATGTGCGTTAGGGCACGAATGGCAAGCGAGTATAAAAGAACGTACAAAAAACAAAACGGGTTGCCCTTACTGTTCTAATAGAAAAGTGCAAGTGGGATTTAATGATTTGACTACAACTAATCCGGATTTAGCAAAAGAATGGCATCCATACAAGAATGATAATATTTCTCCTAATGAAGTTACTAAGGGAAGCTCAAAAAAAGTTTGGTGGCTTTGTGCTAGCGGGCATGAGTGGGAAGCAAGTATTGTAAGTCGTGCAAGCGGGCGCGGGTGCCCTTTTTGCGTAAACAATAAAGTCCTAGTAGGTTTTAACGATTTAGCAACTACTCACCCAAATTTAATTGATGAATGGAATTATGAAAAAAATGGCTCCTTATTGCCTAATGCTGTTTTGGCAGGCTCACACCGAAAGGTTTGGTGGAAATGCCAAAAAGGACACGAGTGGGAAACATCTATTCGTCATAGGACAATTAGAGAACACGGCTGTCCATTTTGTAGTGGAAGATGTGCAATTAATGGGGAAACGGATTTAGCAACGCTTAATCCTGAATTAGCGGCAGAGTGGCATCCAACAAAAAATGGGGATCTGACCCCTAATCAAGTTACGGTTAGAAGCGGCAAAAAAGTTTGGTGGTTGTGTTCTTATGGACATGAATGGCAAGCAACCCCACATGATCGCGATACAGACAATACAAAGTGTCCTATTTGTAGTGCAAGACGACAAACTTCATTTCCTGAGCAGGCAATTCTTTATTATGTAAAAAAACTTTTCCCCTGCGCAATTAATCGGTACAAAGATATATTTCAAAATTCTATGGAACTCGATATCTTTGTTCCGGATATAAAATTAGGAATTGAGTATGACGGATTGAATTGGCATAGAACCGAGAAAGAGCACATTAAAGAAAAAAAGAAGTATGAAATATGCAAAAATCACGACATATATTTAATTCGCGTAAAGGAAAATCATAAAAATATTTGGGATGATGTGGCCGACCACATTATTTATGTAGAAAAGCGGCGCAATTATACAAAACTGAACCAACTAATAAGCACATTGCTTGATTATATCCTTCATATTCGTGGTTGTACCGACGCATTGGCTTCGTTATTTAGAGATATGACAATTGATGTGGAGAGAGATCAAGAGGAAATTCATAGTTATTTAACTGATATTGATGGTTCATTAGAAGAATTGCGCCCCGATTTGGTAGAAGAATGGGATTGGGAAAAGAATGGACGTTTATTACCCTCGATGTTCTCATTGCATTCAAATGATCGTGTTTGGTGGAAATGCAAGCAATGTGGACGCAGTTGGCGTGCTTTAATTAACACAAGAACAAGACCTAATGGCAGTGGCTGTGCTATTTGTGGAAATGCTAAAAAAGGTAAGACCTTTCACAAGGGATATATTTCAACTAATGGCTCGTTATTACAAAACAATCCTGAATTGGCGGAAGATTGGCATCCTATTCGAAATGGCAGTTTAACCCCCAACAATATTACAGCCGCAAGCCCAATAAAGGTTTGGTGGTTATGCAAAAAATGTGGACATGAATGGCAATCCTCTCCTAATAATAGAAGTAAGGGCGTAGGTTGCCCATGTTGTAGTGGGCGCGTTCCTAAAATTGGCATTAACGATTTAGCCGCAACTAATCCTACGCTTGCAAGTGAATGGCATCCCACAAAGAATGCACCTTTAACGCCTAATATGGTTTTACCAAAAAGCGGCAAAAAAGTTTGGTGGCTGTGTCCAAAATGCGGTCATGAGTGGCAATCTGCCCCACACAGTAGAAGTGCAGGACACGGTTGTCCGTGTTGTAGCGGTCGTGTCGCAAAAGTAGGAGTTAATGATTTAAGTACGGTAAATCCAATTCTTGCAGGTGAATGGCATCCCACAAAGAATGCGACATTAACACCAAATATGATTTTACCGAATTGCAGTAAAAAAGTTTGGTGGCTGTGTCCAAAATGCGGTCATGAGTGGCAAGCAACTGTAAGTAGTAGATTTAATGGGCGCGGTTGCCCTAATTGCCATAGAATTAAAATATCACACGCAAATAGAAATCAATAA